From the genome of bacterium:
CAAGAAATCTCATATCATTCTCAAAGAATAGCCTTATATCTCCTATCCCATACTTTAGCATCGCAATCCGCTCAACACCAAGACCAAAGGCAAAGCCTGTATATTCTTCACTGTCATAGCCAACATATTTAAATACCTCAGGGTCTACCATCCCTGCCCCAAGTATCTCAAGATAGCCTGTATTCTTACAGGTTCTACAACCTTTGCCACTACACAAGATACAACCTATATCAACCTCAGAGGATGGCTCTGTAAATGGAAAATAGCTTGGTCTAAACTTTATCTTGCTTGTCCTTCCAAAGACCTCACAAAGAAAAAATGAAAGGATGCCCTTTAGGTCGCCAAATGTAATGTTTCTATCAACCAGCAAGCCTTCTACCTGATGAAACATTGGAGAATGGGATATGTCTGCATCCCTCCTATAGACCCTTCCGGGTGCAATTATTCTAATGGGTGGCTTTTTCTCCTTCATTACCCTTATTTGAACAGGCGATGTATGGGTTCGCAATAAATATTCATTATCAATATAAAATGTATCGTGCATATCCCTTGCAGGATGATGGGAAGGGATGTTTAGGGCATCAAAGTTATACTCTATTAGCTCAATCTCAGGCCCTTCTTCAATGGAAAATCCCAATTGAATGAATATATCAACAATTTCATCCATTGTCTGGGTGATAGGATGCTTCTTTCCAATCCTTGGCATAATAGGAGGGAGTGTTTCATCAAAGAATTCTTCTCCTTTTATAAATTTTTTATCAGATATTGCCTTTTCTATTTCTCTCTTTGCTTCATTAAGGGCTTTTCCTATCTCTTTTCTTTTCTCTTGGGGAATATTTTTTATATTAGCCAAAGCAGATGTTATTATCCCAGCCTTCCCAAGATATTTTACTTTGATAGAAAAAAGCCCCTTTTCTTCCTTTACCTCCTCTATCTCCCTTAATGCACCTTCTTGTATCTTTTTAATCTCTAGCATAGCAAAATAATTATATCAATAAAAATGAAGGAATATCAATTATTTTTAAGACTGGCACTCTTGTTGGCATCTTTCACATTTCCCATTACAAGGCTCTACATGAATCATCACTTTAGAGCGAGCCAACTTACGAGCAATATCTTTTTCTAAATGGTTGCAAAAATTATGTGCTTCTTTTAATGTCATATCTTTAGAAAGAACCAAATGAAGGTCAATATATCTTTCAGAGCCTGATTTCCTGCTACGCAGGCTATGAAAGTTAACAAATTGCCGGTAGTGTTTGTTGATAATGTTTCTGATTAGCATTTCCTCAGCAACAGGTAGCTTTTGGTCCATAAGTCCAGCAGCTGAGCGCTTTGTAATTTCCCAGGCTGCTTTTGTAATAAAAATGGCAACGCCTAAAGCAATCAATGGGTCAAGGATTTCTATCTTTGTTAAGCGAATAGCCAATAACCCTGCCAAAACACCCAATGAGGTATAGACATCTGTTCTAAGATGATAGGCATCTGCCTCTAAGGCAATTGAATCTGTCTCTTTAGATACCTTAAAAAGCCAGGTTGAGACAAAAATATTGATAATACTAGAAAAAACCATTATTCCCAATCCCCAGTCAATAGAGTGTAAGTGTCTTCCTACAAAAATCCTTTTTATAGATTCTAAAGCAATCAAAAACAC
Proteins encoded in this window:
- a CDS encoding cation diffusion facilitator family transporter is translated as MQASISKKKTYAALISVLSNTILVILKLLIGIITNSISIISEAAHSGIDLMASFIAFIAVKKAEIPPDETHPFGHGKIENLSGIVEGGLIFVAVFLIALESIKRIFVGRHLHSIDWGLGIMVFSSIINIFVSTWLFKVSKETDSIALEADAYHLRTDVYTSLGVLAGLLAIRLTKIEILDPLIALGVAIFITKAAWEITKRSAAGLMDQKLPVAEEMLIRNIINKHYRQFVNFHSLRSRKSGSERYIDLHLVLSKDMTLKEAHNFCNHLEKDIARKLARSKVMIHVEPCNGKCERCQQECQS
- the pheS gene encoding phenylalanine--tRNA ligase subunit alpha, translated to MLEIKKIQEGALREIEEVKEEKGLFSIKVKYLGKAGIITSALANIKNIPQEKRKEIGKALNEAKREIEKAISDKKFIKGEEFFDETLPPIMPRIGKKHPITQTMDEIVDIFIQLGFSIEEGPEIELIEYNFDALNIPSHHPARDMHDTFYIDNEYLLRTHTSPVQIRVMKEKKPPIRIIAPGRVYRRDADISHSPMFHQVEGLLVDRNITFGDLKGILSFFLCEVFGRTSKIKFRPSYFPFTEPSSEVDIGCILCSGKGCRTCKNTGYLEILGAGMVDPEVFKYVGYDSEEYTGFAFGLGVERIAMLKYGIGDIRLFFENDMRFLASV